A window of the Desulfovibrio sp. UIB00 genome harbors these coding sequences:
- a CDS encoding thioesterase family protein, translating into MPHRVSYGETDTMGVLYYAEYLHLFERARSEYIRRCGMSYAEVEKKGLILPVREAQCRYRSSARYDDLVLVRAGIAEWARASLRFVYEIRNEDKTRLLATGMTQHALVNHEGRPVPVPDWFRNLTFTV; encoded by the coding sequence ATGCCGCACCGCGTGTCGTATGGCGAAACAGACACGATGGGCGTGCTTTATTATGCGGAATATCTGCATCTCTTCGAGCGGGCGCGCAGCGAATACATTCGCCGTTGCGGCATGAGCTATGCGGAAGTTGAAAAGAAAGGCCTTATCCTGCCTGTGCGCGAGGCCCAGTGCCGTTACCGCTCGTCCGCCCGCTATGATGATCTTGTACTTGTGCGCGCGGGCATTGCCGAATGGGCGCGTGCATCCCTGCGCTTTGTATATGAGATACGGAACGAGGACAAGACGAGACTTCTGGCCACGGGTATGACCCAGCACGCGCTGGTCAATCACGAAGGTCGCCCTGTTCCTGTGCCGGACTGGTTCCGTAATCTCACCTTTACGGTGTAA
- a CDS encoding elongation factor G — MPTPLEMQRTFAIVGTGGCGKTSLAEMLLYKAGAVNRLGAVEDGTTCLDYEPEETRRRGSVQPSCATYLWNKNRHFLLDIPGDGNFTGDMECLLKGVDSVVFVLDAVDGVRPLAKKFWNLVRAAGLPSIIVVNKVDRDRADFQMALDGLSGLNVKPVVLQLPIRQGESFVGVADVLTGKARMFGENGAAAEAEIPAALADDVSLLRDVTVENIAESDEQLMEKYLEEGILSEDDLKTGLRAGVLKGELTPVLACSALENKGGESVLAAIEALLPSPLDRPAFPGRDGAERAADPNGPVACFVFKTLADPFSGQLSLLRILSGTINGDATLKNSRTEENERLGNLLYIQGKTQTPCKEPIGPGAIVAVAKLKNTRTGDTLCDEKAPFALPMPALPPQLITYALAPKEKGEEDKVYAAMQRLLDEDITLRLGRDEETGDILLSGMGQLHIELSVEKAKRRFKVDIILKTPKVPYRETVRGKCQVQGRHKKQSGGRGQFGDCWIEMEGLPRGSGYVFEDAIVGGVIPRQYVPAIDKGVQEAAARGFLAGCQVVDFRVKVYDGSYHTVDSSEMAFKVAGSIAFKKAMEGLKPVLLEPIVLLTVSVPDESMGDVIGDLSSRRGKVLGSDSQGGSTEIKAHVPMSEVLRYAPDLRSMTGGQGFFTMEFAHYEEAPQPVAEKVIAEHQKHKAAE, encoded by the coding sequence ATGCCTACTCCACTGGAAATGCAACGCACGTTCGCCATCGTCGGAACCGGCGGTTGCGGCAAAACATCCCTGGCAGAGATGCTTCTCTACAAGGCCGGGGCGGTGAATCGCCTGGGGGCTGTAGAAGACGGCACCACATGCCTTGACTACGAACCAGAAGAAACCCGCCGACGCGGCTCCGTTCAACCCTCCTGCGCCACATATCTCTGGAATAAAAACCGCCATTTCCTTCTGGATATCCCTGGTGATGGCAACTTTACAGGCGACATGGAATGCCTGCTCAAAGGCGTGGACAGCGTTGTTTTTGTGCTGGACGCTGTGGACGGTGTGCGCCCCCTTGCCAAAAAGTTCTGGAATCTGGTCCGCGCAGCCGGATTGCCTTCCATTATTGTGGTCAACAAGGTTGACCGCGACCGCGCCGATTTTCAGATGGCCCTTGACGGACTGTCGGGCCTGAACGTCAAGCCCGTTGTGCTGCAATTGCCCATTCGCCAGGGCGAATCCTTTGTGGGTGTTGCCGATGTGCTGACGGGCAAGGCCCGTATGTTTGGCGAAAACGGCGCCGCAGCAGAGGCTGAAATCCCCGCTGCCCTGGCTGACGATGTCAGCCTGCTGCGCGATGTGACCGTGGAAAATATCGCCGAGAGCGATGAGCAGCTCATGGAAAAATATCTGGAAGAAGGCATTCTTTCAGAAGATGACCTCAAAACCGGCCTGCGTGCGGGCGTGCTCAAGGGTGAGCTTACGCCGGTGCTGGCCTGCTCGGCCCTTGAAAACAAGGGCGGCGAATCCGTGCTGGCCGCCATTGAAGCCCTGCTGCCCTCGCCCCTTGATCGCCCGGCCTTTCCGGGCCGCGATGGCGCAGAACGCGCCGCTGACCCGAATGGGCCGGTGGCCTGCTTTGTTTTCAAAACCCTGGCCGATCCTTTTTCGGGGCAGCTTTCCCTTCTGCGGATTCTTTCCGGCACCATCAACGGTGACGCCACGCTGAAAAACTCCCGCACGGAAGAAAACGAACGCCTCGGCAACCTGCTGTACATTCAGGGCAAAACGCAGACCCCCTGCAAGGAGCCCATTGGCCCCGGCGCCATCGTGGCCGTTGCCAAGCTCAAAAACACCCGCACGGGCGACACCCTCTGTGATGAAAAGGCCCCCTTTGCCCTGCCCATGCCCGCCCTGCCCCCGCAGCTCATCACCTATGCCCTCGCCCCCAAGGAAAAAGGCGAGGAAGACAAGGTCTACGCAGCCATGCAGCGGCTGCTTGATGAAGACATCACCCTGCGTCTGGGGCGCGATGAAGAAACCGGCGACATCCTGCTTTCCGGCATGGGGCAGTTGCATATCGAGCTTTCGGTCGAAAAGGCCAAACGCCGCTTCAAGGTGGATATCATCCTCAAAACGCCCAAGGTTCCCTACCGCGAAACCGTGCGCGGCAAATGCCAGGTGCAGGGCCGTCACAAAAAACAGTCCGGCGGGCGTGGGCAGTTTGGCGACTGCTGGATCGAGATGGAAGGCCTGCCGCGCGGTTCCGGCTATGTGTTTGAAGACGCCATCGTGGGCGGCGTTATTCCCCGCCAGTATGTTCCCGCCATCGACAAGGGCGTTCAGGAAGCCGCAGCGCGCGGATTTCTGGCTGGATGTCAGGTGGTGGACTTCCGCGTCAAGGTCTACGATGGCAGCTACCACACGGTAGACTCGTCAGAAATGGCCTTCAAGGTGGCTGGCTCCATTGCTTTCAAAAAGGCCATGGAAGGCCTCAAGCCCGTGCTGCTTGAACCCATTGTGTTGCTTACCGTTTCCGTGCCCGATGAAAGCATGGGCGATGTCATCGGCGACCTTTCCTCCCGCCGGGGCAAGGTGCTGGGTTCTGATTCGCAGGGCGGCAGCACGGAAATCAAGGCCCATGTGCCCATGAGCGAAGTGCTGCGCTACGCGCCCGACCTGCGCTCCATGACCGGCGGGCAGGGATTTTTCACCATGGAATTTGCCCATTATGAAGAAGCTCCGCAACCCGTGGCGGAAAAGGTCATTGCCGAGCACCAGAAGCACAAGGCTGCCGAATAA